A genomic stretch from Lathyrus oleraceus cultivar Zhongwan6 chromosome 2, CAAS_Psat_ZW6_1.0, whole genome shotgun sequence includes:
- the LOC127122964 gene encoding uncharacterized protein LOC127122964, giving the protein MSVVKSHLLKNEVFPGCDNYCAACIVTANGCVTLRETVQKMMDEGSLRFEKVALENEDISTITIYFDPVHLSVSANVVPITITVPGPIFYESDGVVPWDYGGDVYCNGEKKEDQAAVDTAVSKVDNAGLSGFSRSGRLFAPNTLRGGDVEKEQRDKAEALARAKGKQVVNEDTPRAAQAPVEPESEFDAEAEEFLRIIKKSDHGLGFTDLDLTMDGRNYNKALHISMECKGAVLSHVLVDTGSSLIVLPKKALAKLDCEGLILRPTDLVVRAFGGSKRAVFGEVELPIKIGPEKLKYILDGQVVTVCGEEDIFVSQLSSFKYVEMDGEIFETPSQTFETIKVENVIFAEREKKPSIASYKQVVEVVKSREAPGWGRVIDVAVK; this is encoded by the exons atgtctgtggtcaagagtCATTTGTTAAAGAATGAAGTTTTTCCTGGTTGTGATAATTACTGTGCTGCTTGTATTGTAACTGCAAATGGGTGTGTAACATTGAGGGAGACGGTTCAGAaaatgatggatgagggaagtcTCCGATTCGAGAAAGTTGCTTTGGAGAATGAGGATATTTCAACGATAACCATTTATTTCGATCCTGTCCACTTGTCAGTGTCGGCAAATGTGGTTCCAattaccatcacggtacctggacctATTTTTTATGAAAGTGATGGTGTTGTGCCATGGGACTATGGTGGTGATGTGTATTGCAACGGGGAAAAGAAGGAAGATCAGGCTGCAGTTGACACCGCCGTTTCAAAGGTGGACAATGCCGGGCTTAGTGGTTTCTCTCGCAGCGGGAGGTTGTTTGCGCCTAACACGTTGAGAGGTGGTGATGTAGAAAAAGAACAGAGAGATAAggctgaggctttagccagggcaaaaggaaagCAAGTGGTGAATGAGGATACTCCTAGAGCGGCACAGGCGCCTGTTGAGCCGGAAAGTGAGTTTGACGCTGAAGCCGAGGAGTTTTTGAGAATTATtaagaagtctga ccatgggttgggtttcactgatctcgaTCTTACTATGGACGGGCGCAATTACAATAAGGCACTACACATatcgatggagtgtaaaggagctgtgctttcgcatgttttggttgatacgGGCTCGTCACTCAttgtgttgcctaagaaggccttGGCTAAATTGGACTGTGAGGGATTGATTTTGAGGCCTACTGATCTGGTGGTTAGAGCGTTTGGTGGCTCTAAAAGGGCTGTGTTCGGGGAAGTTGAGCTCCCCATAAAGATTGGTCCTGAG AAGTTAAAGTACATCTTGGACGGGCAAGTCGTGACAGTTTGCGGTGAGGAGGATATTTTTGTCAGCCAGTTGTCATCATTTAagtatgtggaaatggacggtgaaatattcgAAACACCAAGCCAGACGTttgaaaccatcaaggtggaGAATGTCATTTTTGCCGAAAGagagaagaagccgtccattGCTTCTTATAAACAGGTTGTGGAGGTGGTGAAAAGTCGAgaggccccaggttggggaagagTGATAGATGTTGCGGTGAAGTAG